In the Populus trichocarpa isolate Nisqually-1 chromosome 8, P.trichocarpa_v4.1, whole genome shotgun sequence genome, GCGTGGACTCAgaggaattaaaaaagaaatttagtaATTGAATCTTTCTATATACCCATGAACTTGTAGAtatgttttgataatttcaaTGTTGATTTGCtgccatttttttcttgttgttattGTCCTGGTTGAAGGAGCTTGAAAAAGTGGGGGTGCATTGTCTGGCGAGCTGCTGGATCTTTGCGTGGGAATTATTGTTCTGGTTAAATACAATAGTTTAGGATTTGGCTGGAATCGCGGTTTtggtgctgttttttttttaaatcactttttAAAGATCATAAAAACAATGTGTTGGTCCAATGCTGCAAATCAAAGTAACATCTGGAGATAGATTAGAAGTTTCTACTCTTCCGGATACTAATCATGGAATGTTAATCGCTTTGGACAACAGAGTCTTTAAATCACTTTGGACTACTCTGCCTTTAAAATGGGCATGTCATACTTGTATTTTTCCTTGATCTCACGTTTTAGAACACAAGATATTGAAACTTGCCTCGACTTGCTTATTTTAGTGTAATTGCTTGAATTATTGGTAATCATATCCTTGCTGTTGGTATGGCCCTGTCATGGTACAATGAACAGTTGATTGGATGCGATTTTCTCTTGAAATTAGTGGATATTAATGACATACggtcagaaaaaaataattgccaGTACAGGGGATCAAAGACGGAGACAGCTATGAACTTACTATACTTGATTGCCCTCTTTGTTAGGTTGTGGAGATTGATATCATTCATGCACAATGCTTTATATGTATAAGCTTCATTTCAATGATAAGAAATTTACTCCTTACATGATTTTTTGGTTTGCAGGACGATTCCTTTTGTATGGAACCTCATAACAGCTGGTTACATTGAACAATCGATATATGGGGTATGCAGTTCATCTGTTGATAGTGTTaatgtttgttttggtttgtataAATGTCCTATggcttttattttccttcataAAGTTGCACAAATAACGAAATGGTTCTGTAGGTTGTTGCAAGCACTTTATGCCTCCTCATCATGGGAAAGCTTCTTGAGCCAGTATGGGGTTCTAAAGAGTTCTTGAAGTTCATATTCATAGTCAACTTTCTCATTTCCATCTGCGTTTTCATTACTGCTATTAGCTTGTACTACATAACAAGGCAGGAAAATTACCTGTAAGTATGTGCTTCCAAAGCGTgttgtatttgttttgcttCTGCTACTTATACTATTGCCATTATACTGATTATCTTTGTTCTTTGTGGTAGTTATATGCCTATTTCTGGCTTCCAGGGGATCCTAGCTGGTTTCTTGGTTGGCATTAAGCAAATTATACCAGACCAAGAGCTGTCTCTATTGAGAATAAAGGCTAAGGTATGGACTCACCTCTTGCCTTGAAGTATCACCTGATGATTTGTTTTGCAAGTTGAAAAGATGCCTCATTACATTCTCATTGGTGCTGTTTCAAATGTCATGCAGTGGTTTCCATCTCTTATGCTCTTGATAGCTATTGCTATAAGCTTCTTTACCGCAGAGTCTGCAGCATATCTTCCAACCTTAATATTTGGCACATATATGAGCTGGATTTACTTGAGATACTTTCAGAGGAAACCAGAAACAAAACTAAGGGGTGATCCAAGTGATGATTTTGCATTCTCATCCTTCTTCCCTGAATCCCTCAggtattttctccttttcttgcAAGACACTGGTTTTTTAGTCCATGGAATGTATGAGTTTGTTTACGTTCTTCCATCTCCCTCTCTCTATCTGCTTCCAGGCCAATCATTGATCCTATTGCATCAATATTCCATCGGATGCTTTGTGGAAGATTTGAAACTTCTACAGAAGCCCATGGTGATACCTTGGGAGATGCTTCATTGCCTGGTTCTGATCCCATTGAGGCAACTAGGAGGAGGTAAGTTTATCCATTCAGTTTCAAACTTTGGATAAGGATACATGTTCTTTTCAACTACTAGGAGATTGTTAAATTAACCCAATTTAATCGAACATCTTCAATATGAGCTTTTATGAATCATAGACTTGTGTATAGAGTATCAAGTAACAGCAGTAACAAAAAATGCTCGGCaattttttgaaggaaaaaaaaaaaaccaaaggaacAGTTAAAACAGTGATTCAAAATCACCAATCCCTTCCGATGACTTGTAATATTAAGAATACAGTCATTGCAAACTAAGTTTTAATGGGTGGAAAAAAGTTCCAGTTTCTGACTACTCCTTCCCCTTGCAGAGAAAGGGGAGCTAGAGCATTGGAAGAAAGGTTGGCCACTGCTCCGAGTGCAGAAGAGTTGAAAAGGGATGCCTCGGAGAATGTTTGATCGGTTGCCTCTACTTTCAAACATTGACAGAAAATTCAGAGTTGTATCATTTATGACCACTTCAGAGTTGGTGCAGTGCTCGGAAAGAAGTCTTTTTGGTTGGTTTCCATATTACAGATTTTTTCGTGCATATTTCTGTCGATTCTCATCTCTATTGTAAAATCTTTCCTATGTCCTGTATTTTCTTGGACAATGACAGTTTTTGCCTAGACACATATAGAGCAGAGATTCTGAAGAACTACCCCTTGGATGGTTTTGCATGAATAGATGAAAAATTTAGATCTCCTACGAGGGAGGCTGCTTGCCAAGAGTTTGTAGCCATCAAGATTTTTTTGGGTGGATGGGCCTTTGTTTCCTGCTGGGACCCATTTTTGGTGACAAGTTTTGGAAGTCTAATGCTGTACATTAAAGGATCACAATTGGTATATTGCCTGCCATGTTTTGTATGCTttgaaaaaaccctaaaaatgaTGAATTGTGCTTCGCAATAAAAGTTTGGCCCTAGACCTGGAGTCCTTGTCCAAGGCTAGAACCaagaagaataaagaaattGCTAGATGAGAGGTTGTTTCGGAATGGTGGTTCACGTCAGCCATAGAAAAGAAGCTTGCAACAACCAGGAAGAATAGAAAAACGATGGTGTCGTGCAGGGAAGAGCACCCCAAAAAGGCTGCCCAGTTTGCTTTTGGGATTTTCTTcgcttcccttttcttttactgctttatattttttttaattaagtttaccTCTCGAAAAATAAAAGCCTACACGTTCGACACAACACCGTTGATTATGGCTTCAACCCTTATCCTCTTTCAAATTCGAGGGAtattcttctcctctctttaaTGTTTTCAACTCTTAACTCGTTATCCCTTTACGCACGTGCAGTTAATTCAGCTCAGCCAGGGTTCGTAGGATTTTTGTTCACAGAACAATGGAATTTACAATTGCCGTCTCTTAATTCCTCAATATCCCTTGCTTTCAGCCCGGGCATGCCTGCCCCTTTTTTAATAGCCAttccgggttttttttttataattttttcttaattaaaataacattttaaaaattatgaaattatatcataattttcaaataaaattcaatttttaactgtaatattaataattattttataaataattttatatgacgTTAACCAAGATTAAtgatatttcttcttttcatatGATGTCACATGAAGTATACTTTTGTAAGGGTAGAAATGATGATACAAGAGTTGGAATGTACTTAGTTAGTTtgaaggttttatttttaagtataaatctgaggttttcaatcaatttataggatcttaacaataaaattcttATCATAAAGAAAACACTAGTAAAGTTGTAttccatataaataaaaatatcatgaaaaaaaaaagtaaatagaaGATTCAAGAGGTAGTGAGAAACCACGAAGTTCCGGTTAGCATAACGTCCAATCGAGACAATAAATTCATGAGTCATTTCTGGAGGATGTTATGGAGGAGGGAACCGGCTTGCGCTTccgcatatttttttaaaaacaaaattgcaatgcaaataaaacatttgtttgttttttatgtagttttatcaaattaattatttttttaaaattttcatgcaaTCGATTAAAAGtcatgatttttctgtttttttttaatggagatTTGCTTTAATCAAAtcatgacatttttttatttaaaaaataatatttttgaaaaataatatttttataaaaattaaattaataaaaaaacaaaattttgattgaaaagatatttttttcttattaagagtttttataaatacttattttaattatttttagtttgtattaaaaaacaatgtcgctaataaaaaaagatatttgtgttaaaatatatatatgaataagaaaataaaaataaaaattttcttttttataaatatctattttaattattattaaattaaataaaaaaaaatttaaaaaaattccagcGCATCGCGGGGCACGTACACGTTGCATACATGACCCACTAAAGAAGACAAGTAACTTGTCAGCATTGGGTGAGTGCTAGAGGTTTCCTGGATCTTGAGAAATCTCCATTGAAATGCTGGAGTGAGAGAAAAATGTGAAATGAGTGGCCCTAGTTCCTTGTAGATGTTTGGAAAAATGATTTTGTATCAGGAATCCAAGCATTATTTGATTGTGGTGACATTTTTGGGCATGTCGCAGTTCTGAGCGGGTGTTATTCGTGGGCTCTTCTTAGCTGTTCTATTCCTTTATATGGCTGATGTGATGccatttttacatttcaatatGCTGGTCAAGATATTATTTTGGCTCATCTAGGTTGTTGCAGCCTCTCACATAGTTTTCCAATACCAAGCAACTCAGTAGTATTTCTTTAGCAAGCAGTAGGGGTTTTTGAGTACTGTCAAGGAGTTTCTGAGAACTGTTCTTTAACTACAACAGATTTGCGAATCTGCCACTAGGGATGA is a window encoding:
- the LOC7479886 gene encoding rhomboid-like protein 19, giving the protein MSSPPILGGASLFTGFTKLCKGLAVVLVTCHILVQILPPAVNYLALIPARTIPFVWNLITAGYIEQSIYGVVASTLCLLIMGKLLEPVWGSKEFLKFIFIVNFLISICVFITAISLYYITRQENYLYMPISGFQGILAGFLVGIKQIIPDQELSLLRIKAKWFPSLMLLIAIAISFFTAESAAYLPTLIFGTYMSWIYLRYFQRKPETKLRGDPSDDFAFSSFFPESLRPIIDPIASIFHRMLCGRFETSTEAHGDTLGDASLPGSDPIEATRRRERGARALEERLATAPSAEELKRDASENV